A portion of the Lolium rigidum isolate FL_2022 chromosome 1, APGP_CSIRO_Lrig_0.1, whole genome shotgun sequence genome contains these proteins:
- the LOC124684226 gene encoding uncharacterized protein LOC124684226 translates to MAMVSTPVMLSFSQAPVGVVLGTCSGRVRHGSSWSSVTWSFSANKRNMCMQMVLYREISMQWFKRGFLFLCLPLRKMDVKRLGVGLGHWHIGWFHWYNSAPETYQETSFGQEEDQEAEPEQGQASK, encoded by the exons ATGGCAATGGTTTCCACCCCTGTGATGTTGTCCTTCTCGCAG GCTCCGGTTGGTGTAGTGCTGGGGACGTGTTCAGGACGGGTGCGGCACGGCTCCTCCTGGTCATCCGTCACATGGTCTTTCTCTGCAAACAAAAGGAATATGTGCATGCAGATGGTGTTGTACAGGGAAATCAGCATGCAATGGTTTAAAAGGGGCTTTCTATTTTTGTGTCTGCCGCTGAGGAAGATGGATGTCAAGCGGCTCGGTGTTGGTCTTGGTCACTGGCATATAGGGTGGTTCCACTGGTACAACTCTGCTCCAGAAACCTATCAGGAGACATCATTTGGGCAGGAGGAGGACCAGGAGGCGGAGCCGGAGCAAGGACAAGCCTCGAAATGA